From Pseudomonas sp. StFLB209, a single genomic window includes:
- a CDS encoding glycosyltransferase, which produces MTRLRIDQLTPSVAAGDGVTNGLLFTQSLLRELGYDSDIYCHYIPESMTGKALPATTFKSEGCSLLLYHHSMGHDYAQWLYEQDCPKALVYHNITPPEFFPPDSWLQQYALLGLRQLEEWREFFPYALADSPLNERELIEKGYTNTKTLPLLVDTRRLEGEQQQPAFMADLPEGTIFYLAIGRLAENKRQYLLIEAYYHLRKLQAQSGIEQPPQRLMLVGGTTSADYATALQFYIDDLGLKDEVILAGKCSDAELHWMYHNAHQYWCASAHEGFCMPLLEANYASLPVVTQARSNIPATLGEGGLLLDSDDPLVFASASNLLNTEPGLREKIIAAGHRNLQRYEHDALKTELQQWLAQLDCLPSAQGVTLDATLATDGR; this is translated from the coding sequence ATGACCCGGCTGCGCATCGACCAGCTCACGCCCAGCGTGGCGGCCGGCGACGGCGTAACCAACGGGTTGCTGTTCACCCAGAGCCTGCTGCGCGAACTGGGCTATGACTCGGACATTTACTGCCATTACATCCCCGAGTCGATGACCGGCAAGGCGCTGCCGGCGACAACCTTCAAGTCAGAAGGCTGTTCGTTGCTGCTGTACCACCACTCGATGGGCCACGACTACGCCCAGTGGCTGTACGAACAGGACTGCCCAAAAGCGCTGGTGTACCACAACATCACGCCACCGGAATTCTTTCCGCCAGACAGCTGGCTGCAACAGTACGCCCTGCTGGGGCTGCGCCAGCTTGAAGAGTGGCGCGAGTTCTTCCCTTACGCGCTGGCCGACTCGCCGCTCAACGAGCGCGAGTTGATCGAAAAGGGCTACACCAATACCAAAACGCTGCCATTGCTGGTCGACACCCGCCGCCTGGAAGGCGAACAGCAACAGCCGGCGTTCATGGCCGACCTGCCTGAAGGCACGATCTTCTATCTGGCGATCGGTCGTCTGGCCGAGAACAAGCGCCAGTACCTGCTGATCGAGGCCTACTACCACCTACGCAAGCTGCAGGCGCAAAGCGGCATCGAGCAGCCACCACAACGGCTGATGCTGGTCGGCGGCACCACCAGCGCCGATTACGCCACCGCCTTGCAGTTCTACATTGATGACCTGGGCCTGAAGGACGAAGTCATCCTGGCCGGTAAATGCTCCGACGCCGAACTGCACTGGATGTACCACAACGCCCATCAGTACTGGTGTGCCAGTGCCCATGAAGGCTTCTGCATGCCGTTGCTCGAAGCGAACTATGCCTCGCTTCCAGTGGTCACACAGGCGCGCTCCAATATCCCGGCCACCCTCGGTGAAGGCGGCCTGCTGCTCGACAGCGACGACCCTCTGGTATTCGCCTCGGCCAGTAACCTGCTCAATACCGAGCCGGGACTGCGCGAAAAAATCATCGCCGCCGGCCATCGCAACCTGCAGCGTTACGAGCACGACGCGCTGAAAACAGAGCTGCAACAATGGCTGGCCCAGCTTGACTGCCTACCCTCTGCTCAAGGAGTGACACTTGATGCCACGCTTGCTACTGACGGGCGCTAA
- a CDS encoding glycine-rich domain-containing protein codes for MDYVWLVVGAVMCVVALWRGRGHLRGMRSLRRERVIRDYVLPGGLFDALRQQHPHLQIKDCQLVAQGLRQFFLAYHKSGYRYVSMPSQVVDDLWHEFILHTRAYEEFCHKAFGRFFHHTPAAALGAKAAAQSDAGLRRTWWYACHEENINPRSALRLPLLFALDAKLAIAGGFVYALDCSGMRRAGNDTNATVVHCGSDLGHGSSDSGPGGCGGGSHGSDSSDSSSGDSSGCGGGGCGGGGGD; via the coding sequence ATGGACTACGTGTGGCTGGTGGTGGGCGCGGTTATGTGCGTGGTGGCGCTGTGGCGCGGACGCGGTCACCTGCGGGGGATGCGCAGCCTGCGCCGTGAGCGGGTGATTCGCGATTATGTGTTGCCGGGTGGTTTATTCGATGCCTTGCGCCAGCAGCATCCGCATTTGCAGATCAAGGATTGCCAACTGGTTGCCCAAGGCTTGCGGCAGTTTTTCCTCGCGTATCACAAGAGTGGCTACCGCTACGTGTCGATGCCGTCTCAGGTGGTCGATGACCTGTGGCATGAGTTCATCCTCCACACCCGTGCCTACGAAGAGTTCTGCCACAAGGCCTTTGGCCGTTTCTTTCATCACACCCCGGCAGCGGCGTTGGGGGCAAAGGCTGCTGCGCAGAGTGACGCCGGTCTGCGCCGTACCTGGTGGTACGCCTGCCACGAAGAAAACATCAACCCACGCTCAGCCTTGCGCCTGCCGCTGCTGTTTGCGCTTGACGCCAAACTGGCAATTGCCGGTGGCTTTGTCTATGCCCTGGACTGTAGCGGGATGCGCCGCGCCGGCAACGATACCAACGCCACCGTGGTGCATTGCGGCAGCGATCTGGGCCATGGCAGCTCGGACAGTGGCCCGGGTGGCTGTGGTGGCGGCAGCCATGGTTCTGACAGCTCCGACAGCAGCAGTGGCGACAGCAGCGGTTGTGGCGGTGGAGGCTGCGGCGGAGGCGGGGGTGACTGA
- a CDS encoding RNA polymerase sigma factor: MQANNEMCEAKVIGVIAVDVAGLARNSAKKLRGFISKRVFNQADVDDLMQMTYLEAWRNQHKYQGHSRPETWLFGIAANLVRNHFKTLYNQPQPTELTDLDLEHLEQGHDPSQVSDHQRILGRTLQAIDELSTDMRTVIQLVVDSDISYQDAARHLAVPIGTVRSRLARARGQLKHSVYARRMH; the protein is encoded by the coding sequence GTGCAAGCCAACAACGAGATGTGTGAAGCAAAGGTCATCGGGGTCATCGCGGTGGATGTGGCAGGGCTGGCCAGAAACAGCGCCAAGAAACTGCGCGGGTTCATCAGCAAGCGGGTGTTCAACCAGGCCGATGTCGATGACCTGATGCAGATGACCTACCTGGAAGCCTGGCGCAATCAGCACAAATACCAGGGCCATTCCCGGCCCGAGACATGGCTGTTCGGCATTGCCGCAAACCTGGTCAGGAACCACTTCAAAACCCTCTACAACCAGCCGCAGCCCACGGAACTGACGGATCTGGACCTGGAACACCTGGAGCAGGGCCACGACCCCAGCCAGGTCAGTGACCATCAGCGCATCCTCGGTCGCACCCTGCAAGCCATTGATGAGCTGTCCACCGACATGCGCACGGTGATCCAGCTGGTGGTCGACTCGGACATCAGCTATCAGGACGCCGCCCGCCACCTGGCGGTGCCGATCGGCACGGTGCGCTCACGCCTGGCACGGGCGCGCGGGCAACTCAAACATTCGGTTTATGCGCGGAGGATGCACTGA
- a CDS encoding aldehyde dehydrogenase (NADP(+)), whose translation MSTLLGHNFIGGARSALGQSQHQSLDATTGEALPYSFVQATDGEIDAAAQAAKAAFPEFRQLSPARRAEFLDAIADELDQLGDDFVAIVCQETALPQARIQGERGRTSGQMRLFAQILRRGDYLGARIDLPLPDRKPLPRVDLRQYRIGVGPVAVFGASNFPLAFSTAGGDTAAALAAGCPVVFKAHSGHMATADLVGQAIIRAAERTGMPKGVFNMIFGNGVGEGLVKHPAIQAVGFTGSLGGGNALCKMAAERPQPIPVFAEMSSINPVIILPQALDARSETIAKDLAASVAMGGGQFCTNPGLVIGLRSPAFTAFLEQLAGQIDGQGPQTLLNAGGLRSYSKGVEHLLAHSGVTHLAGKVQDGKQAQSQLFKADVSLLLNGDELLQEEVFGPTTIAIEVADDAELQKALLALRGQLTATLIGEPADLSGYQWLLPLLEDKVGRILVNGYPTGVEVCDAMVHGGPYPATSDSRGTSVGTLAIDRFLRPVCYQNHADALLPPALQNANPLGLRRLVNGEWSDQPIA comes from the coding sequence ATGTCCACCCTTCTCGGCCATAACTTCATCGGCGGCGCCCGCAGCGCCTTGGGTCAGAGCCAGCACCAGAGCCTGGACGCGACCACCGGTGAAGCCCTGCCTTACAGCTTTGTCCAGGCCACCGATGGCGAAATCGATGCCGCCGCCCAGGCAGCCAAGGCCGCCTTTCCCGAGTTCCGTCAACTGAGTCCGGCCCGCCGCGCCGAATTCCTCGACGCCATCGCTGATGAGCTGGACCAGTTGGGCGACGACTTCGTGGCCATCGTTTGCCAGGAAACCGCTCTGCCGCAAGCCCGTATCCAGGGTGAGCGCGGTCGTACCAGCGGCCAGATGCGTCTGTTCGCCCAGATCCTGCGCCGTGGCGACTACCTGGGTGCGCGCATCGACCTGCCGCTGCCAGACCGCAAGCCGCTGCCACGCGTGGACCTGCGTCAATACCGCATCGGCGTCGGCCCGGTGGCAGTATTCGGCGCCAGCAACTTCCCGCTGGCCTTCTCCACCGCCGGCGGTGACACCGCTGCGGCACTGGCTGCCGGTTGCCCGGTGGTGTTCAAGGCGCACAGCGGCCACATGGCCACTGCCGACCTGGTTGGCCAGGCGATCATCCGCGCCGCCGAGCGTACCGGCATGCCTAAAGGCGTGTTCAACATGATCTTCGGTAACGGCGTAGGCGAAGGCCTGGTCAAGCACCCGGCCATTCAGGCGGTAGGCTTCACCGGTTCCCTGGGCGGCGGTAATGCGCTGTGCAAAATGGCCGCCGAGCGCCCGCAGCCGATCCCGGTGTTCGCCGAAATGTCGAGCATCAACCCGGTGATCATCCTGCCGCAGGCGCTGGACGCCCGCAGCGAAACCATCGCCAAGGACCTGGCTGCTTCGGTCGCGATGGGTGGCGGTCAGTTCTGCACCAACCCGGGCCTGGTCATCGGCCTGCGCTCGCCGGCCTTCACCGCCTTCCTGGAGCAACTGGCCGGTCAGATCGACGGCCAGGGTCCACAGACCCTGCTCAACGCTGGCGGTCTGCGCAGCTACAGCAAGGGCGTCGAGCACCTGCTGGCGCATTCGGGCGTCACTCACCTGGCGGGCAAGGTTCAGGACGGCAAGCAGGCTCAGTCGCAACTGTTCAAGGCTGACGTCAGCCTGCTGCTGAACGGCGATGAGTTGCTGCAGGAAGAAGTCTTTGGTCCGACCACCATCGCCATCGAAGTGGCCGATGATGCCGAACTGCAAAAAGCCCTGCTGGCCCTGCGTGGTCAGTTGACCGCAACACTGATCGGTGAGCCGGCTGATCTGTCGGGCTACCAGTGGCTGCTGCCGTTGCTGGAAGACAAGGTTGGCCGGATTCTGGTCAATGGCTACCCGACCGGTGTTGAAGTCTGCGACGCCATGGTTCACGGTGGTCCGTACCCGGCGACGTCCGATTCGCGCGGCACCTCGGTGGGTACGCTGGCGATCGACCGCTTCCTGCGTCCGGTCTGCTACCAGAACCACGCTGACGCCCTGCTGCCGCCTGCGCTGCAGAACGCCAACCCGCTGGGCCTGCGCCGCCTGGTCAATGGCGAGTGGAGCGACCAGCCTATCGCTTGA
- a CDS encoding GDP-mannose 4,6-dehydratase, giving the protein MPRLLLTGANGFVGKILTQRLRDAGYHVIALSSSEPQPGHGADEHLGCDIRDAQALAQAVAQARPSHVVHLAAVSHVPTSFMDPLGTWQTNVMGSMHLLEAIRLHAPQAFVLFSSSSEVYGAAFKSGQAVDEHTLCQPLNPYAASKVAAESAFAEYFRQGIKGVIARPFNHIGAQQSPDFVTASFARQIALIEAGQQEPVLKVGNLEAARDFLDVQDVCSAYIELLKLADSDKDYPRRINIASGRSLKISQVLEQLLALSKADIQVAQDPERLRPSDIPMAVGNSTALTQSTGWQPQIPLQQTLQELLDYWRAQV; this is encoded by the coding sequence ATGCCACGCTTGCTACTGACGGGCGCTAACGGTTTCGTTGGCAAGATCCTCACCCAACGCCTGCGTGATGCCGGCTACCACGTGATCGCCCTGAGCAGTAGCGAACCACAGCCTGGCCATGGCGCCGATGAGCACCTGGGCTGCGACATTCGCGATGCACAGGCATTGGCTCAAGCCGTGGCACAGGCCCGGCCCAGCCATGTGGTGCACCTGGCCGCGGTGTCCCATGTGCCGACCAGCTTCATGGATCCGCTGGGCACCTGGCAGACCAACGTGATGGGCAGCATGCATCTGCTTGAAGCCATCCGCCTGCATGCGCCGCAAGCCTTCGTGCTGTTTTCCAGCTCGTCTGAGGTGTACGGCGCAGCCTTCAAGTCCGGCCAGGCCGTGGACGAACACACCCTGTGCCAGCCACTGAACCCGTATGCGGCCAGCAAGGTGGCGGCGGAAAGTGCCTTTGCCGAGTACTTCCGCCAAGGCATCAAAGGCGTGATTGCCCGACCGTTCAACCACATCGGCGCCCAGCAGAGTCCAGACTTCGTCACCGCCTCCTTTGCCCGGCAGATCGCCTTGATCGAAGCCGGTCAGCAGGAGCCGGTACTCAAGGTCGGTAACCTGGAAGCGGCGCGGGATTTTCTGGATGTACAGGACGTGTGCAGCGCCTACATCGAGTTGCTCAAGCTGGCCGACAGCGACAAGGACTACCCGCGGCGCATCAACATCGCCAGCGGTCGTTCGCTGAAGATCAGCCAGGTGCTAGAGCAATTGCTGGCGCTGAGCAAAGCCGACATTCAGGTTGCCCAGGATCCTGAACGCTTGCGTCCATCGGACATCCCGATGGCCGTCGGCAACAGCACCGCCCTGACCCAGAGCACCGGCTGGCAACCGCAGATCCCGCTGCAGCAAACCCTGCAAGAACTGCTGGACTACTGGCGCGCACAAGTCTGA
- a CDS encoding RNA-guided endonuclease InsQ/TnpB family protein, producing the protein MNHTKTLKLRIKDKHAKTLLAMAREVNMVWNYCNETSHRAIRERHQWLSGFDLQKLTNGLSKCDGVQIGSPTVQQVCEDYAKARKQFKRSRLNWRVSSRSSPKYSLGWIPFKARALQYKNGQIQFAGFRFGLWDSYGLSQYALRAGSFSEDSRGRWYLNICVQIESKPCSGTAAVGIDLGLKAAATTSEGQVLIGRQYRTLEQKLGIAQRAGKRARVRALHARIRNRRKDAQHKFSTALVERCAAIFVGDVASAKLVKTQMAKSTLDAGWGQLKTMLEQKCQRAGVVFEVVAERYTTQTCSCCGSISTSSPKGRAGLRIREWTCVCCGTAHDRDVNAALNILAAGHRRLAVGIPAL; encoded by the coding sequence ATGAACCACACCAAGACCCTTAAGCTCCGAATCAAAGACAAGCACGCGAAAACGCTGCTTGCGATGGCGCGCGAGGTCAATATGGTGTGGAACTACTGCAATGAAACGAGTCATCGCGCCATCCGGGAACGCCACCAGTGGCTTTCTGGTTTTGACCTGCAAAAGCTGACCAATGGATTAAGCAAATGCGACGGCGTGCAGATCGGCTCGCCCACCGTGCAGCAGGTTTGCGAGGACTACGCCAAGGCCCGTAAGCAGTTCAAGCGTTCCAGGCTCAATTGGCGGGTGTCCAGCAGGAGCAGCCCCAAATACAGTCTGGGCTGGATTCCATTCAAGGCTCGTGCCTTGCAATACAAGAACGGTCAGATTCAGTTCGCCGGGTTCAGGTTTGGCCTGTGGGACAGCTACGGTTTAAGTCAGTACGCCCTGCGGGCCGGAAGCTTCAGTGAAGATTCCAGGGGGCGCTGGTATCTCAATATCTGCGTGCAGATTGAGAGCAAGCCGTGCAGCGGCACTGCCGCAGTTGGCATCGACCTGGGCCTTAAAGCGGCGGCGACAACGTCTGAGGGCCAAGTGCTGATAGGGCGCCAATATCGCACCCTGGAGCAGAAGCTGGGCATCGCTCAGCGTGCTGGCAAGAGGGCACGTGTTCGCGCCCTCCATGCCAGGATCAGGAACCGGCGCAAGGATGCGCAACACAAGTTCTCAACCGCTCTGGTTGAGCGCTGCGCCGCCATTTTCGTTGGCGATGTAGCCAGCGCAAAACTCGTAAAGACTCAAATGGCCAAATCCACGCTTGATGCAGGATGGGGCCAACTCAAGACAATGCTGGAGCAGAAATGCCAACGGGCAGGCGTTGTTTTTGAGGTTGTAGCCGAGCGCTATACCACCCAGACGTGTTCGTGCTGTGGAAGCATTTCCACCAGCAGTCCGAAAGGTAGAGCCGGTTTGCGAATAAGAGAATGGACCTGCGTGTGCTGCGGTACAGCCCACGACCGCGATGTAAACGCGGCCCTGAACATTCTCGCGGCGGGGCATCGCCGTCTAGCTGTAGGAATCCCCGCTCTTTAG
- a CDS encoding acyltransferase family protein — protein sequence MTSPAQRQVHYPYIDGLRAIAVIAVILYHLKDSYLPGGFAGVDVFFVISGFVVSSSMANFQGRHFFTFVTTFYARRMRRILPALLFCVLVTGLVSALFIPASWLSDSNEKTGLFALFGLSNFILADTGNAYFSPKTDFNPFTHTWSLGVEEQFYFVFPILFFVWVAFARLRWLSVGLFVAGLVASLVWAWGFAAGRETQMFYMLAPRFWELAAGVLCYQAMAYSGRVNSPRPATALSSAGVLLGLGLIGYALWVSQPAQFPFPGALPAVAGLLCVLVFGHGRQGDLLTGALSHWLPVAIGKVSYSLYLWHWPVFVLMRWTVGLESLPSQLAAVLLSTVLAVFSYRIIEVPLRRRPLLDRLPNLAVISLGLLALAGAWGGYKWTVKSQPQLTLNTVSQHPLDWYPYSRPHSDAAPGCVAQASDSLVAGNRVLSYSRGGCDRPVQWPFTLYVVGDSHAMAYIPMLSKLVMDTGVQVRLYNNGGCPFMSFQAIRESEACRANSLAALQDITGKVQAGDVLFMPSLRLSRFSDQFEHFARSKTMAEMFGEQAVSGRQRLEAEAPQWLAPLAEKGVRLVFEAPKPIFEIPPFRCANWFDHNNPICSYGRSVKRDEMQTYRQPVTEILGRLAGQMPAVSVWDPLPVLCPESDCQVERDGRPLFYDADHVSGHGNMLLAPDFEQFINRL from the coding sequence ATGACATCCCCAGCCCAGCGTCAGGTCCATTACCCTTACATTGATGGCCTGCGCGCCATTGCTGTCATCGCGGTGATTCTCTACCACCTTAAGGACAGCTATCTGCCCGGTGGTTTTGCCGGGGTCGACGTGTTTTTCGTGATTTCGGGGTTTGTCGTTTCCAGCTCGATGGCGAACTTCCAGGGCCGCCACTTTTTCACCTTCGTCACCACCTTTTATGCCCGGCGGATGCGCCGGATTCTGCCGGCGCTGCTGTTTTGTGTGCTGGTCACCGGACTGGTGTCAGCGCTGTTCATTCCTGCGTCGTGGCTCAGTGACAGCAACGAAAAGACCGGCTTGTTCGCGCTATTCGGGCTGAGCAATTTCATTCTGGCCGACACCGGCAACGCTTACTTCTCGCCCAAGACTGACTTCAACCCGTTCACCCATACCTGGTCGCTGGGGGTCGAGGAGCAGTTCTACTTTGTGTTCCCGATCCTGTTCTTTGTCTGGGTGGCGTTTGCCCGACTGCGCTGGCTCTCGGTCGGGCTGTTCGTCGCCGGGCTGGTGGCTTCGCTGGTATGGGCCTGGGGGTTTGCCGCCGGGCGTGAGACGCAGATGTTTTACATGCTTGCGCCGCGCTTCTGGGAGCTGGCCGCCGGGGTGCTGTGTTACCAGGCCATGGCCTACAGCGGGCGGGTGAACAGCCCGCGTCCGGCCACTGCATTGTCCAGTGCCGGGGTGCTGCTGGGGCTGGGGCTGATCGGCTATGCGCTGTGGGTGTCGCAACCGGCGCAATTTCCATTTCCAGGGGCGCTACCGGCTGTGGCCGGGCTGTTGTGCGTGCTGGTTTTCGGTCATGGTCGCCAGGGCGATCTGCTCACCGGTGCGCTCAGCCATTGGCTGCCGGTAGCCATCGGCAAGGTCTCCTATTCCCTTTACCTGTGGCACTGGCCGGTGTTTGTGCTGATGCGCTGGACGGTCGGTCTGGAGTCGTTGCCCTCGCAGTTGGCGGCGGTGTTGTTGAGCACGGTGCTGGCGGTGTTCTCCTACCGGATTATTGAAGTACCGCTGCGCCGTCGGCCGCTGCTCGACAGGTTACCCAATCTGGCGGTCATCAGTTTGGGCTTGCTGGCGCTGGCGGGTGCCTGGGGTGGGTACAAGTGGACGGTAAAGTCGCAACCGCAACTGACCCTGAACACCGTGTCGCAGCACCCGCTCGACTGGTATCCCTACAGCCGCCCGCACAGTGATGCAGCCCCGGGCTGTGTGGCTCAGGCCAGCGATAGCCTGGTGGCCGGCAATCGGGTGCTGAGCTACAGCCGTGGCGGTTGCGACCGGCCGGTGCAGTGGCCTTTCACGCTTTATGTGGTCGGTGATTCACATGCCATGGCCTACATTCCGATGCTCAGCAAGCTGGTGATGGACACCGGTGTGCAGGTGCGGCTGTACAACAATGGTGGTTGCCCGTTCATGAGCTTCCAGGCCATTCGTGAGAGCGAAGCATGCCGCGCCAACAGCCTGGCGGCGTTGCAGGACATCACCGGCAAGGTGCAGGCGGGCGATGTGTTATTCATGCCTTCACTGCGGTTGTCGCGCTTTTCTGATCAATTCGAGCACTTTGCCCGCAGCAAGACCATGGCCGAGATGTTCGGCGAGCAGGCTGTCAGCGGCCGCCAGCGGCTCGAAGCCGAAGCCCCGCAATGGTTGGCTCCGTTGGCTGAAAAGGGAGTAAGGCTGGTGTTTGAGGCGCCCAAACCGATCTTTGAGATTCCACCGTTCCGCTGTGCCAACTGGTTTGATCACAACAACCCGATCTGCAGTTATGGGCGCAGTGTCAAAAGGGACGAGATGCAGACCTATCGCCAGCCGGTCACCGAGATACTCGGGCGGCTGGCCGGGCAGATGCCGGCGGTGAGTGTCTGGGACCCGCTGCCAGTGCTGTGCCCGGAGTCCGATTGCCAGGTCGAACGTGATGGCCGCCCGTTGTTCTACGACGCCGACCACGTCAGCGGCCACGGCAATATGCTATTGGCTCCGGATTTTGAGCAGTTCATCAACCGCCTGTAG
- a CDS encoding GNAT family N-acetyltransferase: MNSFVDAAAMPRLAKGLRESRDSDLPAMMQIFNETAASGANSPVVRPMTLEEVTFYINLYKRDGLPVYVFERRGEVLGWLSINRFSWGTQACYQTGEAAIYVRRDHYGSGIGVALGRGAVALGRQAGLENLVAWIMAANVPSQRIVTAIGATLWARLPNIARFGEQRADVLLFGLPLSVPLSATAPD, encoded by the coding sequence ATGAACAGTTTTGTCGACGCAGCGGCCATGCCACGTCTGGCCAAAGGTTTGCGTGAATCACGTGACAGCGACCTGCCGGCGATGATGCAGATCTTCAACGAAACCGCTGCCAGCGGCGCCAACTCGCCGGTGGTACGGCCCATGACCCTTGAAGAGGTCACGTTCTACATCAACCTCTACAAGCGTGACGGTTTGCCGGTGTATGTCTTTGAGCGGCGCGGCGAAGTGCTGGGCTGGCTGTCGATCAACCGCTTCAGCTGGGGCACCCAGGCCTGCTACCAGACCGGTGAAGCGGCCATCTACGTCCGGCGCGACCACTACGGCAGCGGCATCGGCGTGGCACTGGGGCGCGGTGCGGTGGCCCTCGGCCGCCAGGCGGGGCTTGAAAATCTGGTGGCCTGGATCATGGCGGCCAACGTGCCGAGCCAGCGCATCGTCACTGCGATCGGTGCCACCCTGTGGGCGCGGCTGCCCAACATTGCCCGTTTCGGTGAGCAGCGGGCCGACGTGCTGCTGTTCGGATTGCCGTTGAGTGTGCCGCTCAGCGCCACCGCACCTGACTGA
- a CDS encoding methyltransferase domain-containing protein, whose protein sequence is MLIPNNPDLDFQELNRRIEDEVERYKLNKDTKALPAFDPSPAGMADRPYGWGQLVQLEDEALVRAAYPTLLGRKAEAAELQHSLHKLRSGWDKFEVLAELRDSPEGVAHNAEVHGLRRARLKNRLRRIPVLGKLILTAYGLLQTEQRNRYYVARLDLLARQSRHQSTVYHQQLHERMVAQQEQDKYLKEQQKTLDEHFLALQQQSQTLQLQNELITQLKDELQQSKSVQQELRARLHQVERQPRPPVATVPAGQAPAQPAANDAPAQHQSGIPDSFYLAFENRFRGDAETIRERQSYYLPIIDSIEPLKAGLPLVDIGCGRGEWLQQLPEHCARIGIDLNSMNVQTCQDQGLTAYQQDALVWLANQPENSVAAVSAFHVIEHLTFEQFNVLLDECLRVLAPGGMIIFETPNPENLATAAHYFWMDPTHLSPLPPAFTEFLVQYKGFDQVQIHRLQPIPEEHHIHEDSETARRCNALFYGPQDYSVVAIKGAV, encoded by the coding sequence ATGCTAATACCCAATAACCCCGACCTCGACTTCCAGGAACTCAACCGCCGCATCGAGGACGAGGTCGAGCGTTACAAGCTCAACAAGGACACCAAGGCGCTGCCGGCCTTTGATCCGTCCCCTGCCGGAATGGCTGACCGCCCCTATGGCTGGGGCCAACTGGTCCAGCTCGAAGATGAAGCTCTGGTGCGCGCCGCCTACCCGACCCTGCTGGGCCGCAAGGCCGAAGCCGCCGAGCTGCAACACTCGCTGCACAAGCTGCGCTCGGGCTGGGACAAGTTCGAAGTCCTGGCCGAGCTGCGTGACAGCCCCGAAGGCGTGGCCCATAACGCCGAGGTCCACGGCCTGCGCCGCGCCCGCCTGAAAAACCGCCTGCGCCGCATTCCGGTACTGGGCAAGCTGATTCTTACCGCCTACGGCCTGCTGCAAACCGAACAGCGCAACCGCTACTACGTGGCGCGCCTGGACCTGCTGGCCCGCCAGAGCCGGCACCAGAGCACGGTCTATCACCAGCAGCTCCATGAGCGGATGGTGGCCCAGCAAGAGCAAGACAAGTACCTCAAAGAACAGCAAAAAACGCTCGACGAGCACTTCCTGGCCCTGCAGCAGCAAAGCCAGACCCTGCAACTGCAGAACGAGCTGATCACCCAGCTCAAGGATGAGTTGCAACAGTCCAAAAGCGTCCAGCAAGAATTGCGCGCCCGCCTGCACCAGGTCGAGCGCCAGCCACGTCCACCGGTGGCCACCGTGCCTGCGGGCCAGGCCCCTGCCCAGCCCGCCGCCAATGACGCGCCGGCGCAACATCAGAGCGGCATCCCGGACAGCTTCTACCTGGCCTTTGAAAATCGCTTCCGTGGCGATGCCGAGACCATTCGTGAGCGCCAGTCCTATTACCTGCCGATCATTGACAGTATCGAGCCGCTCAAGGCCGGCCTGCCGCTGGTCGACATCGGTTGCGGCCGTGGTGAATGGCTGCAGCAACTGCCTGAGCACTGCGCGCGGATTGGCATCGACCTCAACTCGATGAACGTCCAGACCTGCCAGGATCAAGGCCTGACCGCTTACCAGCAAGACGCTCTGGTGTGGCTGGCCAACCAGCCGGAAAACAGCGTGGCCGCGGTCAGCGCCTTCCACGTCATCGAACACCTGACCTTCGAGCAGTTCAACGTCCTGCTCGATGAGTGTCTGCGTGTCCTGGCGCCAGGCGGCATGATCATTTTCGAGACCCCGAACCCGGAAAACCTCGCCACCGCCGCGCATTACTTCTGGATGGACCCGACTCACCTGTCGCCCCTGCCACCGGCATTCACCGAATTTCTGGTGCAGTACAAAGGCTTTGACCAGGTGCAGATCCATCGCCTGCAACCGATCCCTGAAGAGCATCACATCCACGAAGACAGCGAAACGGCTCGGCGCTGCAACGCCCTGTTCTACGGCCCGCAGGACTACTCCGTGGTTGCCATCAAGGGGGCGGTATGA